In a genomic window of Mycolicibacterium neoaurum VKM Ac-1815D:
- a CDS encoding LysR family transcriptional regulator ArgP: MKLDGQQLSAFAAVLDLGSFDAAAERLHITPSAVSQRVKALEQRVGQVLVVREKPCRATPAGVPILRLAAQIATLESEALAETSIGSAERTRIAVAVNADSMATWFTAVFGLLPEVLFDVRIEDQDHSARLLREGAVMGAVTTERAAVPGCRVQSLGVMRYVPVASEDYVARYLPEGFTAAAATQMPSLAWNRDDALQDKLIRKAFRRDVHRAVHYVPTAEGFGAAVRAGLGWGMYPEQLVTADFVQISPIHLDVPLFWQSWKLDSALVASIGRAVSTAARTLR; the protein is encoded by the coding sequence CTCGACCTGGGCAGTTTCGATGCTGCCGCCGAGCGGCTACACATCACCCCGTCGGCGGTGAGTCAACGGGTCAAAGCTCTTGAGCAGCGGGTGGGGCAGGTTCTGGTGGTCCGCGAGAAGCCCTGCCGGGCGACCCCCGCCGGAGTGCCGATCCTGCGCCTGGCTGCCCAGATCGCCACGCTGGAATCGGAGGCGCTGGCCGAAACCTCCATTGGCTCCGCCGAACGCACTCGCATAGCGGTCGCTGTGAACGCCGACTCGATGGCCACCTGGTTCACCGCGGTGTTCGGGCTGCTGCCCGAGGTGCTGTTCGATGTGCGCATCGAAGACCAGGATCACTCGGCCCGGTTGCTTCGCGAGGGTGCGGTGATGGGCGCCGTCACCACCGAACGAGCCGCGGTGCCGGGTTGTCGGGTCCAGTCGCTGGGCGTCATGCGCTACGTCCCCGTCGCATCGGAGGATTACGTGGCGCGGTACCTACCGGAGGGATTCACTGCCGCCGCTGCCACACAGATGCCCTCGCTGGCCTGGAATCGAGATGACGCTTTGCAGGACAAGCTGATTCGAAAGGCTTTCCGGCGCGATGTCCATCGTGCCGTGCACTATGTGCCGACGGCCGAGGGGTTCGGCGCCGCTGTGCGCGCCGGCCTGGGCTGGGGAATGTATCCGGAGCAATTGGTGACCGCGGACTTCGTCCAGATATCGCCGATCCATCTCGACGTGCCGCTGTTCTGGCAGTCGTGGAAGCTGGACAGCGCGTTGGTCGCCTCGATCGGTCGCGCCGTGTCGACGGCGGCCCGCACTCTCCGCTGA